From one Mytilus edulis chromosome 1, xbMytEdul2.2, whole genome shotgun sequence genomic stretch:
- the LOC139521134 gene encoding beta-galactosidase-1-like protein 2: MSEVYCSTGSLTFRDRQFYLNGKPFTILSGAMHYFRVVPEYWKDRLMKIKACGLNTVETYVCWNLHEKYPNEFDFSGILDVRKFIRLAEEVGLYVIFRPGPYICAEWDFGGMPAWLLRDPEMKVRSNYKPYQDAVDRFFSQLIPLVSDLQNCLKLPEKSSGGPIIAFQVENEFGSYSKEYEHLKFIHETLVKYGAKELFLTSENPNGITNCPFYDRALPTANFPSMKVGAETFDLIRKWSPSFPLMVTEFWSGWFDHWTSTHKGLPLDDFAQTLTDILDAGSSVNMYMFHGGTNFGFMSGANRFPESTYKPDVTSYDYDAPLSEAGDVTAKYLKARDIIFEKILKPQGINCLPTIPPNTPKASYDSIEIKEYLSLDSILTYCNEKVESSKPINMENLQIHNGFGQNYGYILYRTTIGKGRTLRFEKQPMDRAQIFIDGIQNGVLDWREASVEQEVNTDKENNTLDILVENHGRVNYIEIGESLLNEQRKGITGNVFLDDNLISNWTIVPMEFEGDFVQSVLHGNNWTSSFGKDIPVLCKTILTLKDTPKDTFLLLREWGKGIVFINGFNLGRYWSEGPQRTLYVPAPILKTGDNQILIFEHQQIGKKVAFVKEPILK, translated from the exons ATGTCGGAAGTCTACTGCAGCACGGGATCATTAACATTTCGAGATAGACAATTCTATCTAAATGGCAAACCATTCACGATTCTTAGTGGAGCAATGCATTATTTTCGAGTGGTTCCAGAATATTGGAAAGACCGATTGATGAAAATCAAAGCATGCGGACTAAATACAGTAGAAAC ATATGTGTGTTGGAACCTACACGAAAAGTATCCCAATGAATTTGATTTTTCTGGTATCTTGGATGTACG AAAGTTTATCAGACTGGCAGAAGAAGTAGGTTTGTATGTAATATTCCGACCGGGACCTTATATCTGTGCTGAATGGGATTTTGGAGGAATGCCTGC ATGGCTTTTGCGTGACCCTGAAATGAAAGTACGAAGTAATTATAAGCCATATCAAGATGCTGTTGACAGATTTTTCAGTCAGCTCATTCCACTAGTGTCCGACTTGCAG AATTGTCTAAAACTGCCCGAAAAATCAAGTGGCGGACCAATCATAGCATTTCAAGTGGAGAACGAATTTGGTTCCTACAGTAAAGAGTATGAACATCTAAAGTTTATTCACGAG ACTTTGGTAAAATATGGTGCTAAAGAATTATTCTTGACTTCTGAAAATCCTAACGGGATTACAAACTGTCCTTTCTACGATC GAGCTCTTCCAACAGCTAATTTTCCCAGTATGAAAGTTGGGGCAGAAACCTTTGACCTGATACGAAAGTGGAGTCCAAGCTTTCCTCTGATGGTAACGGAATTCTGGTCTGGCTGGTTTGACCACTGGACATCAACACATAAAGGACTGCCTCTTGATG ACTTTGCGCAAACACTCACAGACATTCTTGATGCTGGATCGTCTGTTAACATGTACATGTTCCATGGAGGcacaaattttggtttcatgtCTGGTGCCAATAGATTTCCAGAATCAACATATAAACCTGATGTCACCAGCTATG ATTATGATGCACCATTGAGTGAGGCAGGAGATGTTACAGCAAAATATCTAAAAGCAAGGgatattatatttgaaaaaatattgaaaccacaag GCATCAATTGTTTACCAACTATTCCACCGAATACACCAAAAGCCAGTTATG attcaatagaaataaaagaGTATCTTTCCCTGGATTCAATCCTAACATATTGCAAT GAAAAGGTAGAATCCTCTAAACCAATAAACATGGAAAATCTACAGATTCACAATGGTTTTGGACAAAACTATGGTTATATTCTATACAGAACTACAATTGGTAAAGGCAGAACGCTCAGATTTGAGAAACAGCCTATGGATAGAGCACAG ATTTTTATTGATGGCATACAGAATGGTGTATTAGACTGGCGAGAAGCTTCTGTAGAACAAGAGGTCAACACAGATAAG gaaaacaaCACTCTAGATATTTTGGTTGAAAATCATGGGAGAGTGAATTATATCGAAATTGGCGAAAGTCTATTAAACGAGCAAAGAAAAG GTATAACTGGTAATGTGTTTCTCGATGATAACCTCATTAGTAACTGGACTATCGTGCCAATGGAATTTGAGGGTGATTTTGTTCAAAG TGTCTTGCACGGTAACAATTGGACAAGCTCATTTGGAAAAGATATCCCAGTTCTATGTAAAACCATTTTGACTCTCAAGGATACACCCAAAGACACATTTCTTCTACTTAGA GAATGGGGTAAAGGAATTGTATTCATAAATGGATTCAATCTTGGTAGATATTGGAGTGAAGGTCCACAAAGGACATTGTATGTACCAGCTCCGATTCTAAAAACTGGTGATAACCAG attttgatttttgaGCATCAACAAATTGGAAAGAAGGTGGCGTTTGTAAAGGAACCAATACTCAAATGA